The sequence GTCTCCCCACCAAGTTTTATCGTTATGATAGTGCCCTCTGCCCCCAACTGCCACTTCCCCTCGTCCCAGGAAGCACTCGGGGACTGTGCGGGGAACGAGGCGGGGGCACGCCGATTGCCACGGGCCCTTTTCCACATCGAAACGCACAAGTGGAGCGCCTCGTAGCGTAATCGATTGCTGGGAATCCGTAGCCAGGCCACGTCGCGTTGGGGACGCCGGCGGATGGGGAAGTTGGTGCTCTCGGAGAAGACTCAAGTGGGGTGCTTTGGGGGGAGGCGGGGGGCGgtaaggggtgggggggggctCGAGGGAAGGTGCTGCCTCCGAGAGGAAGGATGAAGGACGAATCGAAGGAACAAAAATTCTCGGAAGGAGCTTTAGTTCGAGTAATTAGATGTAAGACCGAGGAGTCTCCCCAAGTTGCACGAGGGGCCCGATCACCTAAACTTCCACACAAATCCCTTTTCGGCAGAGGAGTCCGGGAACAAGGAGATTAAATGGGTTGGGATGAGAGGAAATGGAGACGGTGGCGGAGGCGGAGGGAGAGAGGTCTTAGAGGTGGGGCGGGGGACTGATCCGGGGGCGCGAGGGCGGGACTAGAGGACGCTAACGAGCTCCGAAACGAGATAAGGGCCCCACGGAGATTAGGGCCTTGAGGGGCCGCCGTGTGTCGCGTGAGATGGACGCCCAATCTGCAGGATTATGAGCATCGAAAGATTTTGCTGTCTCGAAATTGCATAAATACCAAATCCCTTGTAAACTGTCGTCTCCTTCCGTGTTTAGTATACGTAGTCTCTCTTTCATCAATTATTCAAAAAGTTTTCatcaattattcaagcaaaacAAAACCTCCAGGCGAttattctcttttgtaatattttgtgaattcaattAAAATGAGCTAAGACGAATGGGACAGATTTTCCTTCCAAATTAGGCGAGAAAGGAGTAGTAGgatatgataataaaatttttaatgatccatAAACCTTTAAATTTCAccattatttacttaatttattctTGGTAAGGAGACAAATAGATTTCGTAAGAATTAAATGTATTCAAGAGAAATGGTGCATACTGAGTTTCACTAAGTTAGATGCATAAAGTCAGAATTATTGAGTGAAATAAAATCAGAGAAAACCACAACAGATCGCTCTTATCATTTGATGGCGGGTATTATAATGTATTGTATCTCTGTATATAATGTATTGTAATCTATGGCTATGGTGAACCAATTAGAAATAATATAATTCGTTCATCTAATGAAAAGAAGCAAGGAAAGTACGTTATGAACTTTTGCATTTCCAGATCATGCTGTATGGATCAGCATTGTCATTTCCGTCAGACATAACTCGGTATCCAATTcattcaaaatccatttcttcATTAGGTCTCACAAAATCCATTGAAGTGAATTATCCGTTAAATCAGCATACAAATTGATATAAGTTGCTTAATAAAAGTGTAGCTTTTTActattccattataatttatcGTATCAAACGCGTCAtagtttttgatgaaatattttttcattgagtttCACTTCTACTTATTGCATAATACATTTTTTCGGTAACGAATGTTTTGGTTTTCTAACATTTATCACATTCAGAAAAGTTTTGGCAAAAAGCGTTTCGCCTCAATGTTAATGGTTTTGGGAACAATTACGATCGATAATTGATGGAAATTTGCCATGATTATGGAATTTTCCGTGGAAAAAGGCCAGTAGAATAGAATGTTCCTTAACATTCCTCCGATTCGCATGAATACTGCTGAACACAACGCATGGCTGGGACCCGTCCAAGATAGGACTTCCGATGGCTTCCCGAAGTGGTCTCCTTACTCTCTGCAGTCGTTCGAGAAGCAGGCACAAGATCGGCGAGCATCTCACCATACATTAAGCAGGGAGTGGAGTTCCAAGcggtgaatattttgaaaattgccGAGGTTTAATGGATGCGTGCTTGCATCCTGGGTCCGGAAGGAAGGGGGCAAGTCGGGTGGGAGAGGGAGCTCTGCGCCTCATTCACGCGACTCAATTGCAGGAGCCCCCACCTACCCACCGCTCCCGACGCCGCACAATGGGGGCCGTGCTCCTCACGAGGTGCGGTCGCCTAGCGGCGCCGCGCCGCGGGTTTTCCGGTGGCTTCAAGCAGCGTGTGTCCCGGGCCCGTCAACCCCgcccccttctcccctcccccaccccttcttccCGCTCCCCCACCCCTTTTTCCCGCTCCCCCACCCCCACTCTCCCGCCCCCGACACAACCCCTTTCGTAACAACCTTAGCGCCTCCACGACACCATCGCCCCACACCACCTTTGCCCCCGCCCGTAATGGATACGCAGAGCGAGAAGGCGCCTGCGCGCGCTCCCCCAAAACGTCCCGCACCCGGCAGCAACGCGCCCCTCCTCCCGCACCCCACCGCCTCACCTCTGCAGAGCGGGCCTCGTGGGCAGACGGTGGGTTTTTTCGTCCCGGACGAGGGAGGACGCTTGAGCGGGCGTCTTCGGTCCATGCGGGCCGGCCGCGTCCGAGGGAAAGGTTTCCTTTCGTGGGGCCTCGGGCATTGATTGTGACGCCGGTGCGTCTCCGCGCCTCTGCTTCCCGCCCGTCGATTTGACGAGGAGCCAAAGATGATGTTTCCTTACGCGGCGGGTGTTTACTTGTTCCCGGCGTTTTGGAGAAGCTATAAAggtggaaaaatgtcggtcgaaatttCGATGTTTTGAAGaccaatttttaatcgaaatgaaaagctcgagtttttaacaaatttcgaaatttgaacaaaaagatcgattaatcgaaaaaatgacggttctttaaaaataagagtttttgcaaaaacttattaattattcatttgaaaaaaaaatctaaacACATATCTGTGTCAGAAAAAGCTACTTAGAATACGAGCTGGAACTGTTAGTATGAAAATTTAAGAATGCACAAACATTAAAGTTTTGGAACCATTGggcttcactaaaatatttaacagACATCAACTGATTTATTTGGTTTCTTGATGATCCAGGGCGTGCTTTTCCAATTTCATCGGCCTGATAGAAGAATATTTCACATGGgatggatgacgttatcataggccgcTAGTGACGCTGCGGTAATCAAACGTATTGGTAatgatcgaagttgaaaaatggaGTGTAGGTCGAAACCCGAGGACCCCGGCTCGatatcgatttcctcgatctttgactattaaCTCG comes from Ischnura elegans chromosome X, ioIscEleg1.1, whole genome shotgun sequence and encodes:
- the LOC124171148 gene encoding vegetative cell wall protein gp1-like, which produces MVRQLAKDKSQFGSQDRSVKGEVHAEQFLSSCPLLPPPLSASGPLPLQPPPAAPLRQLARAPTYPPLPTPHNGGRAPHEVRSPSGAAPRVFRWLQAACVPGPSTPPPSPLPHPFFPLPHPFFPLPHPHSPAPDTTPFVTTLAPPRHHRPTPPLPPPVMDTQSEKAPARAPPKRPAPGSNAPLLPHPTASPLQSGPRGQTVGFFVPDEGGRLSGRLRSMRAGRVRGKGFLSWGLGH